Proteins from one Camelina sativa cultivar DH55 chromosome 8, Cs, whole genome shotgun sequence genomic window:
- the LOC104705936 gene encoding uncharacterized protein LOC104705936 isoform X2: MTGKAKPKKHTAKELQAKADAALTNRGGGKAGLADRTGKEKGGHAKYECPHCKITVPDLKTMQIHHESRHPKLTYEEPRNLHEALAAPAESSKPKPGIRGSLKK, from the exons ATGACAGGCAAAGCGAAGCCAAAGAAGCATACGGCGAAGGAGCTACAAGCTAAGGCCGATGCAGCGTTGACCAATCGAGGCGGAG GTAAAGCTGGGCTCGCAGATAGAACCGGTAAGGAGAAAGGTGGTCACGCCAAGTACGAGTGTCCTCACTGCAAGATCACTGTACCGGATCTGAAGACGATGCAGATCCATCATGAATCGAGGCATCCTAAGCTGACTTACGAAGAGCCGAGGAATCTTCACGAGGCTTTAGCTGCTCCTGCTGAATCTTCTAAGCCTAAGCCTGGTATCAGAGGAAGCCTTAAGAagtga
- the LOC104705936 gene encoding uncharacterized protein LOC104705936 isoform X1 gives MTGKAKPKKHTAKELQAKADAALTNRGGGKAGLADRTGKEKGGHAKYECPHCKITVPDLKTMQIHHESRHPKLTYEEPRNLHEALAAPAESSKPKPGIRGSLKK, from the coding sequence ATGACAGGCAAAGCGAAGCCAAAGAAGCATACGGCGAAGGAGCTACAAGCTAAGGCCGATGCAGCGTTGACCAATCGAGGCGGAGGTAAAGCTGGGCTCGCAGATAGAACCGGTAAGGAGAAAGGTGGTCACGCCAAGTACGAGTGTCCTCACTGCAAGATCACTGTACCGGATCTGAAGACGATGCAGATCCATCATGAATCGAGGCATCCTAAGCTGACTTACGAAGAGCCGAGGAATCTTCACGAGGCTTTAGCTGCTCCTGCTGAATCTTCTAAGCCTAAGCCTGGTATCAGAGGAAGCCTTAAGAagtga
- the LOC104705937 gene encoding probable tyrosine-protein phosphatase At1g05000 — protein MGLIVDDDNDGEVLIPPPNFSMVEDGIYRSGFPQLENFGFLSTFNLRSIIYLCPEPYPEDNLKFLHSNNIKLFQFGIEGKTDPPTPMPKDTVLNALRVLVDVRNHPILIHCKRGKHRTGCLVGCLRKVQNWCLSSVLEEYQMCAGLKWRQRDLRFIEDFEVLRLKQCLYSIIYQYNGYGLKRRKLLYQEENVVQEQQKPQATKG, from the exons atGGGTTTAATCGTGGATGATGATAACGACGGCGAGGTATTGATTCCGCCGCCGAACTTTTCGATGGTGGAAGACGGCATTTACCGATCTGGGTTTCCTCAGCTTGAGAATTTCGGTTTCTTATCAACCTTTAATCTTCGATCCATCAT TTATCTGTGTCCTGAACCATACCCTGAGGATAATCTCAAGTTTCTTCATTCCAACAACATCAAGCTTTTCCAGTTTGGCATCGAGGGCAAAACT GATCCACCAACTCCTATGCCAAAGGATACGGTCTTGAATGCTCTTAGAGTGCTTGTTG ATGTTAGAAATCATCCAATTCTCATCCACTGTAAGCGCGGAAAG CATAGGACTGGTTGTCTTGTGGGATGCTTGAGGAAAGTTCAAAACTGGTGTTTATCATCGGTTCTTGAGGAATACCAGATGTGCGCGGGTTTGAAATGGAGACAAAGAGACTTAAGGTTCATAGAGGATTTTGAGGTGCTCAGATTGAAGCAATGTCTATACAGCATTATCTATCAGTACAATGGTTATGGTCTCAAGAGAAGAAAGTTGCTGTATCAAGAAGAGAATGTTGTCCAAGAACAGCAAAAACCTCAAGCCACCAAAGGCTGA
- the LOC104709167 gene encoding uncharacterized protein LOC104709167 codes for MDPDWWVDREKEIPYAKIIREEGIPHMELMRRIFGCQGSKPEAMYPTHKQDANNTEVDERQSVDKFVPIAVDDDGDDSNRTPTKDAHLQSQTITNESPPLSPIGPAKRSAKKQSRVTPYPSNRGKDVLRSGEKNMPRRRTAFETEMGGQFKEMMEFRRAQVEEARERREKNEATPYKEAYGVLQSIQGLTRWTDFWWACIKVLKEDLFAREMMVSSENDHDKIIFLEGYTGYDRNGDFIGNRLNNLQSCQRGPPSVNLDLNIRNTNMETHEEFNAPSHTELMSLFKEIGYEGGTKKTGCDGESSQTKTFNLED; via the exons ATGGATCCGGACTGGTGGGTTGACCGTGAAAag GAGATACCATATGCCAAAATTATCCGTGAAGAAGGAATTCCCCATATGGAGCTTATGAGACGCATATTTGGTTGTCAAGGCAGTAAACCAGAAGCTATGTACCCAACTCATAAGCAAGATGCAAACAATACTGAGGTAGATGAGAGGCAATCAGTGGACAAGTTCGTTCCGATAGCCgtagatgatgatggagatgattCAAACCGTACTCCTACAAAGGATGCACATCTACAGTCTCAAACCATCACAAACGAATCTCCTCCACTGTCGCCAATTGGTCCAGCGAAGCGGTCAGCTAAAAAACAATCACGTGTTACTCCATACCCAAGTAATCGAGGGAAAGATGTACTACGGAGTGGAGAAAAGAACATGCCACGAAGAAGAACGGCATTTGAAACAGAGATGGGTGGACAATTCAAAGAAATGATGGAATTTCGTCGTGCTCAAGTAGAAGAGGCAAGAGAACGTAGAGAAAAGAATGAAGCTACACCATACAAAGAGGCATATGGAGTCTTGCAATCAATTCAAGGTTTGACAAGGTGGACAGATTTTTGGTGGGCGTGTATCAAAGTACTAAAGGAGGATCTCTTTGCCCGAGAAATGATGGTCTCTAGTGAAAATGATCATGATAAGATCATATTCTTGGAGGGTTATACGGGATATGATCGTAACGGAGATTTCATTGGAAATCGTCTCAATAATTTGCAAAGTTGCCAAAGAGGTCCTCCAAGTGTCAACCTGGATTTGAACATCCGTAACACAAACATGGAGACTCACGAAGAATTCAATGCTCCATCTCATACAGAGCTCATGTCATTATTCAAAGAGATAGGGTATGAAGGTGGAACCAAGAAAACGGGTTGTGATGGAGAATCAAGTCAGACGAAGACTTTTAATCTAgaagattaa